A genomic segment from Agrobacterium vitis encodes:
- a CDS encoding pyridoxal phosphate-dependent aminotransferase produces MSLPAGPSLISSLSQRATSAPESGIVEIINYARGRDNLLPLWAGEGDLPSPDFINRAASDALLGGETFYTWQRGIPELRQALSDYYRRHFAVSLPSEHFYVTGSGMQAIQLAVQAMTGPGDEMIYLSPCWPNIVAAIEISGAKAVGVEIGYEHGAWQLDLGQIEKAITPKTKALFINTPSNPTGWTASLDDLRAILALARKHGLWILADEIYSLYYFAGPSRAPSFLDVMEEGDRVMFGNSFSKNWSMTGWRVGWLVAPPEIGQVLENLIQYSTSGVAQFMQRGAVAALDHGDQFVAENIQRARTSRDILLDALIATNRVRSVKPDGALYAFMEIDGVTDSRAAAMDIVDKTGVALAPGSAFGAGGSSFLRACFLRDPRQIEDAAARLSDYIARL; encoded by the coding sequence ATGTCTTTGCCTGCCGGTCCATCCTTGATTTCCAGCCTTAGCCAGCGCGCCACGTCCGCGCCGGAAAGCGGTATTGTCGAGATTATCAATTATGCCCGTGGGCGCGATAATCTCCTGCCGCTCTGGGCCGGGGAAGGCGATCTGCCGAGCCCGGATTTCATCAATCGGGCCGCAAGCGACGCGCTTCTGGGCGGTGAGACATTCTATACCTGGCAACGTGGCATTCCCGAACTGCGTCAGGCGCTTTCCGATTACTACCGGCGGCATTTCGCCGTCAGCTTGCCGAGCGAACATTTCTATGTGACCGGCTCCGGCATGCAGGCCATCCAGCTCGCCGTACAGGCAATGACCGGGCCGGGCGACGAGATGATCTACCTTTCCCCCTGCTGGCCCAATATCGTCGCCGCCATCGAAATCAGTGGGGCGAAGGCGGTCGGTGTAGAGATCGGCTATGAGCATGGTGCCTGGCAGTTGGATCTCGGGCAGATCGAAAAGGCGATTACACCCAAAACCAAGGCGCTTTTCATCAATACGCCGTCCAACCCGACCGGCTGGACGGCCAGCCTTGATGACCTGCGCGCCATTCTTGCGCTTGCCCGCAAGCATGGCCTGTGGATTCTGGCGGATGAAATCTACTCGCTTTACTATTTCGCCGGCCCCTCCCGTGCTCCGTCCTTCCTGGATGTGATGGAAGAGGGCGACCGGGTGATGTTTGGCAATTCCTTTTCCAAGAACTGGTCGATGACCGGCTGGCGGGTCGGCTGGCTGGTGGCGCCACCGGAAATCGGTCAGGTGCTGGAAAACCTCATTCAATATTCCACTTCTGGCGTGGCGCAGTTCATGCAGCGCGGGGCGGTGGCGGCCTTGGACCACGGCGATCAATTTGTCGCCGAAAACATCCAGCGGGCGCGCACCTCGCGCGACATCCTGCTGGATGCGCTGATTGCCACCAACCGGGTTCGCTCCGTCAAGCCGGATGGGGCGCTTTATGCTTTCATGGAAATCGATGGCGTGACCGACAGCCGGGCGGCGGCCATGGATATCGTTGATAAAACCGGCGTGGCGCTGGCGCCCGGGTCGGCGTTCGGGGCAGGGGGAAGTTCGTTCCTGCGCGCCTGCTTCCTGCGCGATCCACGCCAGATCGAGGATGCCGCTGCGCGGTTGAGCGATTACATTGCCCGGCTATGA
- the galE gene encoding UDP-glucose 4-epimerase GalE, translating to MAILVTGGAGYIGSHMVWALVEAGHEIVVLDRLSTGFRGAVAPGARFYLGDIGDRDLLQQIFAHYPIEAIFHFAGSVVVSESIANPMDYYTNNTVNSSILIEEAVRAGIGKLVFSSTAAVYGAPVEDRPVRETDPLRPQSPYGQSKLMTELMLADTARAHPDFRFVALRYFNVAGCDAKGRTGQSTKGATHLIKVACETALGLRPHITVFGKDYPTRDGTGIRDYIHVDDLVSAHQQALAYLHGGGPSLVANCGYGDGASVKEVIAAVERVAGQRLPTVFDAPRPGDAACVIADPGLARQHLGWMVDNPGLDAIVRTSLEWERRCLRTRATH from the coding sequence ATGGCAATCTTGGTGACGGGTGGCGCTGGTTATATCGGCAGCCATATGGTCTGGGCGCTGGTGGAGGCTGGCCACGAGATCGTGGTGCTGGACCGGCTGTCCACCGGCTTTCGCGGTGCTGTTGCGCCCGGCGCGCGCTTTTATCTTGGCGATATCGGCGACCGTGACCTGCTGCAGCAGATCTTCGCGCATTATCCCATCGAGGCGATCTTTCATTTTGCAGGCTCAGTGGTCGTCTCCGAGTCCATCGCCAATCCGATGGACTATTACACAAACAATACCGTCAATTCCTCGATCCTGATCGAGGAAGCAGTGCGGGCCGGTATTGGCAAGCTGGTTTTTTCCTCGACGGCTGCGGTTTATGGCGCGCCTGTCGAGGATCGCCCGGTGCGCGAAACCGATCCGCTGAGGCCGCAAAGCCCTTATGGACAATCCAAGCTGATGACCGAACTGATGCTGGCCGATACGGCCCGCGCCCATCCAGATTTTCGCTTCGTCGCCCTGCGTTACTTCAATGTCGCAGGTTGCGATGCCAAGGGCCGGACAGGCCAGTCCACAAAGGGCGCCACCCACCTGATCAAGGTCGCCTGCGAGACGGCGCTTGGTCTTCGCCCCCATATCACGGTGTTCGGAAAAGATTATCCAACGCGGGATGGCACGGGGATTCGCGACTATATTCATGTCGATGATCTGGTCTCTGCCCATCAACAGGCGCTTGCCTATCTGCATGGTGGCGGCCCGTCGCTGGTGGCCAATTGCGGCTATGGTGACGGCGCTTCGGTGAAAGAAGTCATCGCTGCGGTGGAGCGGGTTGCGGGCCAGAGGCTGCCGACTGTCTTTGATGCGCCGCGCCCTGGCGATGCCGCCTGCGTGATCGCCGATCCAGGCCTTGCGCGCCAGCATCTGGGCTGGATGGTTGACAACCCGGGGCTGGATGCGATTGTGCGCACCTCCCTCGAATGGGAAAGACGCTGCCTGAGGACGCGCGCAACGCACTAG
- the rfbF gene encoding glucose-1-phosphate cytidylyltransferase — MKAVILAGGLGTRISEETHLRPKPMIEIGGRPILWHIMKLYYAHGIREFIICCGFKGYIIKEYFANYGLHMSDITFDLSDNRLEFHRKSAENWRVTLIDTGESSMTGGRLKRVASYLKDEEAFCFTYGDGLSDLDISATLRFHKEHGKLATVTAVQPPARYGALKMDGPMVRGFVEKPVGEAGYINGGFFVLSPKCIDRIAGDDMPWEAEPLTSLAEDGELCAYLHNGFWQPMDTLRDKNHLEDLWAGGSPPWKSW; from the coding sequence ATGAAGGCGGTTATCCTGGCTGGCGGTCTCGGCACGCGGATTTCCGAGGAGACCCATTTGCGGCCAAAGCCGATGATCGAGATCGGCGGGCGGCCGATCCTTTGGCACATCATGAAGCTCTATTACGCGCATGGCATCCGTGAATTCATCATCTGCTGCGGGTTCAAGGGCTATATTATCAAGGAATATTTCGCCAATTACGGGCTGCATATGTCGGATATCACCTTCGATCTCTCCGACAACCGGCTGGAATTTCACCGCAAGAGTGCGGAAAACTGGCGCGTGACCCTGATCGATACCGGTGAAAGCTCGATGACCGGCGGACGGCTGAAGCGGGTTGCTTCCTACCTGAAAGACGAGGAAGCCTTCTGCTTTACCTATGGCGACGGTCTCTCCGATCTGGATATTTCCGCCACGCTGCGGTTTCACAAGGAACATGGCAAGCTGGCGACGGTCACCGCCGTGCAGCCGCCAGCCCGCTACGGCGCCCTGAAAATGGACGGACCGATGGTGCGTGGCTTCGTGGAAAAGCCGGTGGGCGAGGCGGGCTATATCAATGGCGGCTTCTTCGTGCTGTCGCCCAAATGTATCGACCGGATCGCTGGTGACGACATGCCTTGGGAAGCCGAGCCTTTGACCAGCCTTGCCGAAGACGGCGAGCTTTGCGCCTATCTGCATAACGGTTTCTGGCAGCCAATGGATACGCTGCGCGACAAGAACCATCTGGAAGATCTGTGGGCCGGTGGCAGCCCGCCATGGAAGAGCTGGTGA